The following is a genomic window from Verrucomicrobiota bacterium.
AGAGCAAAACTTCAGAGCGGAGAAAGCGTGCTCGTCAATGGCGCATCCGGAGCGGTTGGCACAGCGGCGGTGCAGCTTGCCAAGCATTTCGGGGCAATTGTCACCGGGGTGTGCAGTAGCGCGAACGTGGAACTGGTGAGGTCTCTGGGCGCCACTCACGTCATCGACTACACCCAACAGGATTTCACCCGGAATGGCGAAACCTATGATGTCATCGTCGATACTGTCGGTACGGCTCCGTTCTCCCGCAGCAAAGCTTCGTTGAAAGAAGGAGGGCGCCTTCTTATGGTATTGGCTGAGTTGCCCGAAATGCTTAGAGCTCCATGGGTGTCGATGACAAGCAGCAAGAAAGTCATCGCTGGGCCAGCCACCGTGCGCGTTGAAGATTTGCGTTTTCTCGCTGGTCTGGCTGAGGCGGGGGCATTCAAACCGGTTATTGATCGGCGCTATACGTTCGAGCAAATCGCCGAGGCTCACCGCTATGTCGACACGGGCCGCAAGAAAGGGAATGTCATCATAACTCTGGGGCATGACGAATGAACCCAGGAGGAGCGGTCACGTAGGCGACCATCTGAGGCGA
Proteins encoded in this region:
- a CDS encoding NAD(P)-dependent alcohol dehydrogenase codes for the protein MRAIVYEKYGPPEVLQLKEVEKPTPKDNEVLIRTQVATVTSGDWRVRSLNVPFGFGLIMRLVFGISRPKQPILGSELAGVIETVGKDVSKFKVGDLVFAFSDAAMGCHAEYKCMAEDGAVVPKPSSLTFEEAAALSFGGTTALDFLRRAKLQSGESVLVNGASGAVGTAAVQLAKHFGAIVTGVCSSANVELVRSLGATHVIDYTQQDFTRNGETYDVIVDTVGTAPFSRSKASLKEGGRLLMVLAELPEMLRAPWVSMTSSKKVIAGPATVRVEDLRFLAGLAEAGAFKPVIDRRYTFEQIAEAHRYVDTGRKKGNVIITLGHDE